The Lipingzhangella halophila genome segment CGGAAACCTGGCCCCGGGGAGATGACGCGCCAATGCTCACCGGCGTGCCCCCAGTACCGCGCCCGCCGTGTCCAGGTGGCGATGGACCGCTTCGCGGACGGCTGGCACGTCGCCCGCACTGATCGCGTCCAGGATCGTGCGGTGCTCGTCGATGCTGGTCCGCATCCGCTCAGGGGTGCGGGCCCCCTCCTCCATCATCCGCAACTGCCGGTCGCGCAGCGACTCGTAGAGGTCGGCCAGCACCTGGTTGCCGGCCGCCCGGACAATGGCGCGGTGGAACTCGCGGTCGGCGAGGACGAACGCGCGCTTTCCGGCCTCGGTGGCCGCGCGCATATCGGACAGGTGGCCGGTGAGGACCGACACCAGGGCGCCGCGCGCCTCGTCCCCCTCTCCCGCGGCCCGTTCAGCGGCGAAGCCCTCGACGAGTCTGCGGGTCTCGATCACATCGTCGATCTCCGCCTGGGAGACGGGCACGATCAGGACGCCGCGCTTGGGGTAGAGGCGGACGAGCCCTTCGGTTTCCAGCCGCAGGAGCGCCTCGCGCACAGGGGTGCGGGAAACCCCGACTCCGGTCGCGATCTCGCCCTCGCTGAGGAGGTCACCTCCGGCGTAGTGCCGGGTGAGGATGGCGTCCTTGGTGAACCGGTAGGCGCGGTCCGTGGCTGAGGGCGTGGTATCCATGTTGTATCTATGCTAGCCAGGCGCGGTCGGAGGCTGTACACGCCCTCCCCGGATACCCGGGGCTCCCGTCGCGCGGGGCAACACGCCGGTCAGCCGGAACCGGAGGCGGCATCCAGGCCGGAACAGCAGCCGCGCGTTCGCGGGGCCCGCGGAAGTTCGCGGCCGCCGGAACCGGACGCCCCGGACGCACCCAGCTACGGACACATCCGCCAACACGCCGCCTTGACGTGCGATTATGTCGCCATTCGGGCCAGTTTCGGCCCTGGCACGGCACTGAGGAGCGTTCCGTTGCAGGCGCGGCACACCCCGGCACCACCACCCGCCCGGACCACCCGGATCTGGTCGAGGATCCTCCTCTCCGGGTTGTTCCTTTGGGTCGCGACCGTGCTGGTCACGTTTGTGACCGGAAACACGAACCTGGTACCGACGATCGTTCTCCTCGGGAGCTTCCTCGTTCCGGTGACCTTCGTCGCGTGGGCCTATGAGCGCGCACACGGGGACAACGTGACGGTGGAACTGCTGTTCTCCGCGTTCGTAACGGCCGGTGTCCTCGGTGTGCTCGGCGCTTCACTGCTGGAG includes the following:
- a CDS encoding GntR family transcriptional regulator, which gives rise to MDTTPSATDRAYRFTKDAILTRHYAGGDLLSEGEIATGVGVSRTPVREALLRLETEGLVRLYPKRGVLIVPVSQAEIDDVIETRRLVEGFAAERAAGEGDEARGALVSVLTGHLSDMRAATEAGKRAFVLADREFHRAIVRAAGNQVLADLYESLRDRQLRMMEEGARTPERMRTSIDEHRTILDAISAGDVPAVREAVHRHLDTAGAVLGARR